The Equus asinus isolate D_3611 breed Donkey chromosome 22, EquAss-T2T_v2, whole genome shotgun sequence genome has a segment encoding these proteins:
- the LPAR5 gene encoding lysophosphatidic acid receptor 5 encodes MLANSLANISTNDSVTLCPDHRPTHRLHMVGYSLVLAAGLPLNALALWVFLRALRVHSVVSVYMCNLAASDLLFTLSLPVRLSYYALHYWPSSDFLCQTAGAIFQINMYGSCIFLTLINVDRYVAIVHPLRLRHLRRPRVARLLCLGVWALILVFAVPIILVHRPSTCSYRGRPVRLCFESFSDELWKSRLLPLVLLAEALGFLLPLVAVVYSSGRVFWTLARFDATQSHRRRKTVRLLLANLVIFLLCFVPYNATLAVYGLLRSNLVVASTAARDQVRSVLMVMVLLASANCVLDPLVYYFSADGFRNTLRGLGTPLRARTLATNGAQGTLAERPTETIRTTGPLTASQELLRPFNPGRPFTQRPEDSAL; translated from the coding sequence ATGTTGGCCAACTCATTGGCCAACATTTCTACCAATGACTCTGTTACCCTGTGCCCTGACCACCGGCCCACCCACCGCCTGCACATGGTGGGCTACAGCCTGGTGCTGGCCGCAGGGCTCCCCCTCAATGCGCTGGCCCTCTGGGTCTTCCTGCGCGCGCTGCGCGTGCATTCCGTGGTAAGCGTGTACATGTGCAACCTGGCAGCCAGTGACCTGCTTTTCACCCTCTCGCTGCCCGTGCGCCTCTCCTACTACGCGCTGCACTACTGGCCCTCCTCGGACTTCCTGTGCCAGACAGCGGGCGCCATCTTCCAGATAAACATGTACGGCAGCTGCATCTTCCTGACACTCATCAACGTGGACCGCTATGTCGCCATCGTGCACCCGCTGCGGCTGCGCCACCTGCGGCGGCCCCGCGTGGCACGGCTGTTATGCCTCGGCGTGTGGGCGCTCATCCTGGTGTTCGCCGTGCCCATCATCCTCGTGCACAGGCCCTCGACCTGCAGCTACCGTGGCCGCCCGGTGCGCCTGTGCTTCGAGAGCTTCAGCGACGAGCTGTGGAAGAGCAGGCTGCTGCCGCTCGTGCTGCTGGCGGAGGCGCTGGGCTTCCTGCTGCCCCTAGTGGCGGTGGTCTACTCGTCGGGCCGGGTCTTCTGGACCCTGGCGCGGTTCGACGCCACGCAGAGCCATCGGCGGCGGAAGACCGTGCGCCTCCTGCTGGCTAACCTCGTCATCTTCCTGCTGTGCTTCGTGCCCTACAACGCCACGCTGGCAGTCTACGGGCTGCTGCGGAGCAACCTGGTGGTGGCGAGCACCGCGGCCCGCGATCAGGTGCGCTCGGTGCTGATGGTGATGGTGCTGTTGGCCAGCGCCAACTGCGTGTTGGACCCGCTGGTGTACTACTTCAGCGCCGACGGTTTCCGCAACACCCTGCGCGGCCTGGGCACTCCGCTCAGGGCCAGGACCTTGGCCACCAACGGTGCTCAGGGGACACTCGCTGAACGGCCCACTGAGACCATCCGCACCACTGGGCCGCTCACCGCCAGCCAGGAGCTGCTCAGGCCCTTCAACCCCGGGAGGCCCTTTACCCAGCGCCCGGAAGATTCGGCCCTCTGA